In Miscanthus floridulus cultivar M001 chromosome 5, ASM1932011v1, whole genome shotgun sequence, one genomic interval encodes:
- the LOC136454199 gene encoding uncharacterized protein yields MGPSPGTTTAEHHLGFANCDLICKALDSLSTMSSRKYPSGNDKRKKKKRIDDLVESQRGALHKFLKSNTSTSRDPDALAIVAAEEPANANPEDQDHMEGNVNIDVDEHNVSDHEHVFNSNETEPTIIDEDPVSIDIYDPRNWDKLDNKAKDTLVEKGPIREENLEFPWDANDRHFSYAYYSRKMSNGESSLGNDGFRDWRHVNERLREHEISVEHISNMTSWNQLRIRLRKQQTIDKELQQQISKEKERLRLVLLRIVAIVKFLGRRNLAFRGSNEQLYNDQNGNFLACCEMVAEFDSVMQDHLRRIQNKDIHYHYLSHKIQNELISLMASDITNSIIKIVRRAKYFSVILDCTPDISHQEQMSLLVRCVDMVDGKIKIEEYFLGFLKVDDTSGHGLFNVLVDAIKSLGLDIDDIRGQGYDNGSNMKGKHKGVQSRLLEINPRAKYVPCACHSLNLTLCDMAKSCTKADTFFGIVQRIYVLFAGSTKRWKFLLDHVDGLTVKSLCNTRWESRIKSVTAIRYQAPRLRAALLALSEDPDVESKDRSDAKNLFDVLGSFEFIFGMVIWHDILFVVNKVSKKLQSSSMCIDSAMRQIEGIMDYFETYRNNGFASSMVIAKEIASEMGVVPSFPIKRRALRKKHFDENNSEEVILQAEKDFKVSYFLVLVDMAKISLKSRFDRLESFNEIFGFLMSSTILKSLDGPELNLCCTTLAVAFSHNGSSDIDLNDLISELRVLQSALPERDMTAMEIFEFVTEGDCYPNTSIAYRILFTMPVTVASAERSFSKLKLLKNYLRSTISQERLNGLATLCIEKRLLDEIDIETIIDDFASRNVRRNF; encoded by the exons ATGGGCCCCTCCCCAG GGACCACGACTGCCGAACATCATTTAGGATTTGCAAATTGTGATTTAATCTGCAAGGCACTTGACTCCCTAAG TACCATGTCATCAAGAAAGTATCCTTCTGGCAAcgacaaaagaaagaagaaaaagcgAATAGATGATTTGGTAGAATCACAGAGAGGGGCTCTTCATAAATTTCTTAAGAGTAATACAAGCACTTCAAGAGATCCAGATGCATTGGCGATAGTTGCTGCGGAGGAACCAGCTAATGCTAATCCAGAAGATCAGGACCATATGGAAGGCAATGTTAACATCGACGTGGATGAACATAATGTGAGTGATCATGAGCACGTATTTAATTCAAATGAAACAGAACCTACTATTATTGATGAGGATCCAGTTTCTATCGATATTTATGATCCAAGAAATTGGGATAAACTTGATAACAAAGCAAAGGATACATTAGTTGAGAAGGGGCCTATAAGAGAAGAGAATCTTGAATTCCCTTGGGATGCCAATGATAGACATTTTTCCTATGCATATTACTCTAGAAAAATGAGCAATGGAGAG AGTTCATTGGGGAATGATGGGTTTAGAGATTGGAGGCATGTCAATGAGAGGTTAAGGGAGCATGAAATTAGTGTTGAGCACATTTCCAATATGACCTCATGGAATCAATTGAGAATTAGGCTGCGGAAACAACAAACAATTGACAAAGAGTTGCAACAACAAATCTCAAAGGAGAAAGAGCGCTTAAGGCTAGTATTATTAAGAATAGTTGCCATTGTGAAATTTCTTGGCAGACGTAATTTGGCTTTTAGAGGATCTAATGAGCAGCTTTACAATGATCAAAATGGGAattttttagcttgttgtgagatGGTTGCAGAATTTGATTCGGTAATGCAAGACCATCTTAGACGTATTCAAAACAAAGACATTCATTATCATTATCTCAGCCACAAAATTCAGAATGAGTTGATTTCTCTTATGGCCTCTGATATTACAAATTCTATCATCAAGATTGTTAGAAGAGCCAAATATTTCTCTGTTATTCTTGATTGTACCCCAGATATTAGTCACCAAGAACAAATGAGTTTATTGGTTCGATGTGTTGACATGGTTGATGGTAAAATTAAAATAGAGGAATATTTTCTTGGTTTCTTGAAGGTAGATGACACATCAGGTCATGGGCTCTTCAATGTTTTGGTTGATGCCATTAAGTCACTTGGTCTTGATATTGATGACATTAGGGGACAAGGTTATGATAATGGTTCTAATATGAAAGGAAAACATAAGGGCGTTCAAAGTCGGCTGCTTGAAATTAATCCAAGAGCCAAATATGTGCCATGTGCTTGTCATAGTCTTAATCTTACTCTTTGTGATATGGCCAAGTCTTGCACTAAAGCTGACACTTTTTTTGGAATTGTGCAACGAATATATGTATTATTTGCTGGTTCTACCAAAAGATGGAAATTTTTGCTTGATCATGTTGATGGTCTAACTGTGAAATCATTATGCAACACACGTTGGGAGAGTCGGATTAAAAGTGTTACAGCAATTAGATATCAAGCTCCTCGGCTAAGGGCAGCTTTACTTGCATTAAGTGAAGATCCTGATGTTGAATCCAAGGATAGGAGTGATGCAAAGAATTTATTTGATGTTCTTGGCAGCTTTGAATTTATTTTTGGCATGGTTATTTGGCATGACATTTTATTTGTTGTCAATAAAGTGAGCAAAAAATTGCAATCATCATCTATGTGCATTGATTCTGCCATGCGACAGATAGAAGGCATAATGGATTACTTTGAGACCTACAGGAATAATGGGTTTGCTTCTAGTATGGTCATTGCTAAAGAAATTGCATCTGAAATGGGTGTTGTGCCATCATTTCCTATAAAGCGTCGTGCTCTTAGAAAGAAACATTTTGATGAAAATAATAGTGAGGAAGTCATCTTGCAAGCTGAGAAGGATTTTAAAGTTAGTTATTTTCTGGTATTGGTTGATATGGCAAAAATATCATTGAAAAGTAGATTTGACCGACTCGAGTCATTTAATGAGATATTTGGGTTTTTAATGAGTTCAACAATCTTGAAGTCCTTGGATGGTCCTGAACTAAATTTGTGTTGCACAACATTGGCAGTAGCTTTCTCTCATAATGGCTCATCTGACATTGATTTGAATGATCTAATTTCTGAGCTAAGGGTTCTGCAATCCGCTTTGCCAGAAAGAGACATGACAgctatggagatttttgagtttgttACAGAAGGTGATTGTTATCCTAATACTTCCATTGCTTATCGCATCTTGTTTACTATGCCAGTGACTGTGGCATCAGCTGAAAGAAGCTTCTCAAAAttaaaattgttgaagaactatTTGAGATCTACAATATCGCAAGAGAGGTTAAATGGATTGGCAACATTATGCATTGAGAAGCGATTGTTGGATGAGATTGATATTGAAACCATCATCGATGACTTCGCATCAAGGAATGTTAGAAGAAATTTTTGA